In Mytilus galloprovincialis chromosome 1, xbMytGall1.hap1.1, whole genome shotgun sequence, the following are encoded in one genomic region:
- the LOC143070607 gene encoding uncharacterized protein LOC143070607, producing MILGKSFESSSILDKASPSLKYWRGHEGTHHDAKYQLESSTKKPGPSRKLSRYNEFLITLLKIRLALPSFLLGDIFGISESRVSQIFSTWINFMNTVFTPLLKWPNSKKVRKHLPKSFRTTFPKTTCIIDCTEIFIQKPTTPSAQARTYSTYKQHNTYKMLVSITPTGAFNFVSNLWCGNVSDRYITEHSGFLDNIKAGDEVMADRGFLIRDLLLERKATLNIPPFTKKCAQGKGRCLLSRDITKTKKIA from the exons ATGATTCTTGGCAAATCTTTTGAATCTTCTT cTATACTTGACAAGGCATCCCCATCATTGAAGTACTGGAGGGGACATGAAGGAACACATCATGATGCAAAATACCAGTTAGAGAGCTCAACAAAAAAACCTGGTCCTTCAAGAAAACTGTCTCGgtacaatgaatttttaattaCACTTTTGAAAATCAGGTTGGCTTTACCTTCATTTCTTTTGGGAGATATTTTTGGAATTTCAGAGTCAAGAGTTTCACAAATTTTTTCAACCTGGATCAATTTTATGAATACTGTTTTTACTCCTTTATTAAAGTGGCCAAATTCCAAAAAAGTCAGAAAACATCTTCCAAAATCTTTTAGAACAACTTTTCCTAAAACAACATGTATAATTGACTGTACCGAGATATTTATTCAGAAGCCGACAACACCATCAGCTCAAGCCCGTACATACAGCACATACAAGCAGCACAATACATACAAAATGCTTGTTTCTATTACTCCTACTGGAGCATTTAATTTCGTTTCGAATTTATGGTGTGGTAATGTATCGGACAGATACATCACAGAGCATTCAGGATTTCTTGATAATATCAAAGCAGGAGATGAAGTTATGGCAGATAGAGGATTCCTGATTCGCGACTTGTTACTGGAAAGGAAAGCAACTCTGAACATTCCTCCTTTCACCAAAAAATGTGCTCAAGGAAAAGGCAGATGTCTTTTGAGTAGAGATattacaaaaactaaaaaaattgctTAA